Proteins encoded within one genomic window of Methanobrevibacter arboriphilus JCM 13429 = DSM 1125:
- a CDS encoding 50S ribosomal protein L11 codes for MAKDTVEILIEGGSATPGPPLGPAIGPFGINMMQVVEEINKKSADFEGMKVPVKVIIDSDTKDFEIEIGTPPTTALIMDELKLEKASQDPGLDKVADLSVEQALKIARMKFDTILANDYKHGAKEVMGTCVSMGITVDGKDPREAQKAVDAGEYDSILVE; via the coding sequence ATGGCTAAAGATACTGTTGAAATTCTTATAGAAGGAGGAAGTGCAACTCCAGGACCACCTCTTGGTCCAGCTATAGGTCCTTTCGGAATTAATATGATGCAAGTTGTTGAGGAAATTAACAAAAAAAGTGCTGATTTTGAAGGGATGAAAGTACCAGTTAAAGTAATTATTGATAGTGATACTAAAGATTTTGAAATAGAAATTGGTACTCCGCCAACTACAGCCCTTATTATGGATGAGTTAAAACTCGAAAAAGCTTCTCAAGACCCAGGTTTAGACAAAGTTGCTGATTTATCAGTTGAACAAGCTTTAAAAATAGCTAGAATGAAGTTCGATACAATTTTAGCTAATGATTATAAACATGGTGCTAAAGAAGTAATGGGGACTTGTGTAAGTATGGGAATTACTGTAGATGGTAAAGACCCAAGAGAAGCACAAAAAGCTGTTGATGCTGGGGAATATGATAGTATTCTTGTAGAATAA
- a CDS encoding transcription elongation factor Spt5 has product MEDHKNSIYALKTATGQERNVARMLARKSKDSGIGLGAILVPESLKGYILVESSTKIDMQNPAFKIPHLRGIVESSSRSAANANMVSFEEVKKFLNPEPIISSIQKGSIVELISGPFKGERAKVVRIDESREEVVLELIEAAVPIPVTVKGDQIRIIQKEAD; this is encoded by the coding sequence ATGGAAGATCATAAAAATTCCATATATGCTCTTAAGACAGCAACAGGTCAAGAGAGAAATGTGGCTAGGATGTTAGCTAGAAAATCAAAAGACAGTGGTATTGGTTTAGGAGCTATTCTCGTACCTGAATCTTTGAAAGGTTATATATTAGTAGAGTCTTCGACTAAGATTGATATGCAAAATCCTGCATTTAAAATACCTCATTTAAGAGGTATTGTTGAAAGCAGCTCAAGAAGTGCAGCTAATGCTAATATGGTATCTTTTGAAGAAGTTAAAAAATTCCTAAATCCTGAGCCTATTATATCTTCTATTCAAAAAGGAAGTATTGTAGAGCTTATATCCGGTCCTTTCAAAGGAGAAAGGGCTAAAGTGGTTCGTATTGATGAATCTCGTGAAGAAGTTGTTCTTGAGCTAATCGAAGCTGCGGTTCCAATTCCTGTAACTGTTAAAGGAGATCAAATTAGAATTATACAAAAGGAGGCTGACTAA
- a CDS encoding protein translocase SEC61 complex subunit gamma: MSFQGSVNRFFKECKRVLKVSKKPSKEEYVNFSKVTAIGILIIGVIGFIIVLIFQLIGI; this comes from the coding sequence ATGAGTTTTCAAGGATCAGTGAATCGTTTTTTCAAAGAATGTAAAAGAGTATTGAAGGTATCTAAAAAACCAAGTAAAGAGGAATATGTCAATTTTTCAAAAGTAACAGCTATAGGTATACTTATTATCGGGGTTATTGGTTTTATAATAGTTTTAATTTTCCAATTAATAGGAATATAA
- the ftsZ gene encoding cell division protein FtsZ, with product MKFLNDAIKDSEKRMEKQIPTRISADLDDELLDMIDKSRARIFVIGAGGAGNNTVSRLNEIGIDGAETVTVNTDAQDLFYSQSTKKLLLGKKTCHGLGAGGDPDVGEECAEESEDEIRDELEGSDMVFVTCGLGGGTGTGSAPVISKLAKKAGALTVAVATMPFSAEGIKRRENAEKGLEKLKNNADTVIIIPNDKLLEVAPNLPLNKAFMVSDEILGRAVKGITELITKKSLVNLDFADIRSIMQGSGMAMIGMGESESGDRALESVHEALNSPLLDLDISDAKGALINISGSSDLTLHESEKIVQIVADKLDPEANVIWGVQIDEDLQNMVRTTIVVSGVKTQDEYSERAIEKIDVADMDNMPSEVESDPLDDFIDGTF from the coding sequence GTGAAATTTTTAAATGATGCAATCAAAGATTCTGAAAAGAGAATGGAAAAACAGATTCCAACAAGAATTTCAGCAGACCTAGATGATGAATTACTTGACATGATTGATAAAAGTCGTGCTAGAATTTTCGTAATTGGTGCTGGTGGTGCTGGTAATAATACTGTATCTAGATTAAATGAAATTGGTATTGATGGAGCAGAAACAGTGACTGTTAATACTGATGCTCAAGATCTATTTTATAGTCAATCTACCAAAAAACTACTTTTAGGTAAGAAAACTTGTCATGGTTTAGGTGCTGGTGGAGATCCTGATGTTGGAGAAGAATGTGCTGAAGAAAGCGAAGATGAAATAAGAGATGAACTCGAAGGATCTGACATGGTTTTTGTTACATGTGGTCTTGGTGGAGGAACTGGTACTGGTTCTGCTCCAGTTATCTCAAAATTAGCTAAAAAAGCAGGTGCTTTAACTGTTGCTGTAGCTACTATGCCATTTTCAGCAGAAGGTATTAAAAGAAGAGAAAATGCTGAGAAAGGTTTAGAAAAACTTAAAAATAATGCAGATACTGTTATAATAATTCCTAATGATAAATTATTAGAAGTAGCTCCTAATCTTCCTCTAAACAAAGCATTTATGGTTTCTGATGAAATCTTAGGTCGAGCTGTAAAAGGTATTACTGAGTTAATTACTAAGAAAAGTTTAGTTAACCTTGATTTTGCTGATATTAGAAGTATTATGCAAGGTTCTGGTATGGCTATGATTGGTATGGGTGAATCTGAATCTGGAGATAGAGCATTAGAATCTGTCCATGAAGCTCTAAACAGTCCTTTACTTGATTTAGATATTTCAGATGCTAAAGGTGCATTAATTAATATATCTGGTAGTTCAGACTTAACTTTACATGAATCTGAGAAGATTGTTCAAATTGTTGCTGATAAATTAGATCCAGAAGCAAATGTTATTTGGGGTGTTCAGATTGATGAAGACCTACAAAATATGGTTAGAACAACAATTGTTGTTTCTGGAGTCAAAACTCAAGATGAATATAGTGAAAGAGCTATCGAAAAAATTGATGTAGCTGATATGGATAATATGCCTTCTGAAGTTGAATCTGATCCTTTAGATGATTTTATTGATGGAACGTTCTAA
- a CDS encoding pyruvate kinase alpha/beta domain-containing protein: MDKLIKYFEKPGNENTDDLINLVKERLVDSDIKYVAIASVSGETALKLFKALEDVGINDKITIVNVTHHAGFKEKNKLEISSKTRKKLEEKGIITFAGSHAFSGVGRGISNKFGGVTPVEIISETFRMFSQGIKVCGEISIMLADAGLIPVEEKILAIGGRANGADSAAIITPANMTNVFDMRIHEIIAMPID; encoded by the coding sequence ATGGATAAATTAATAAAATATTTCGAAAAACCTGGCAATGAGAATACGGATGATTTAATTAATCTTGTTAAAGAAAGATTGGTAGATTCAGATATTAAATATGTTGCTATAGCTTCTGTTTCTGGTGAAACTGCACTTAAGCTTTTTAAAGCTCTTGAAGATGTAGGGATCAATGATAAAATTACTATTGTTAATGTAACTCATCATGCAGGTTTTAAAGAGAAGAATAAATTAGAAATAAGTTCTAAAACTAGGAAAAAATTGGAAGAAAAAGGAATAATTACATTTGCAGGGTCTCATGCTTTTAGTGGTGTTGGAAGAGGAATTTCAAATAAATTTGGCGGAGTAACTCCTGTTGAAATTATATCTGAAACATTTAGAATGTTTTCACAAGGAATAAAAGTTTGTGGAGAGATAAGTATCATGTTAGCTGATGCTGGTCTTATTCCAGTTGAAGAAAAAATATTAGCTATTGGTGGAAGAGCAAATGGTGCAGATTCTGCTGCTATTATTACTCCTGCTAATATGACCAATGTTTTTGATATGAGAATCCATGAAATAATAGCTATGCCAATAGATTAA
- the comA gene encoding phosphosulfolactate synthase, which yields MKCFEFLLPSREKKPRKKGFTMVLDKGLGLKTAKSLMEISGEYIDFLKFGWGTIIVHDKEIIKRKIEMYKSFEITPYTGGTLFEIAYINNKVPEFFKESKEIGFEAIEISDGSTDMTKNEKLNFISEAKEKGFYVLSEVGKKDPEADASITMEKRIELVNAELKAGSDMVIIEAREGGKNIGIYDEKGNAKEEEVDYLLRHVPKEKIIWEAPNKDQQVYFILKLGKETNLGNISTDDITSLETIRRGLRGDTINKIK from the coding sequence ATGAAATGTTTTGAATTTTTACTTCCATCAAGAGAAAAAAAACCTAGAAAAAAAGGATTTACCATGGTCTTAGATAAAGGACTTGGTTTAAAAACTGCAAAAAGTTTAATGGAGATATCAGGAGAATACATTGATTTTTTAAAGTTTGGATGGGGAACAATAATCGTTCATGATAAGGAAATAATTAAAAGAAAAATAGAAATGTATAAGTCATTTGAAATAACTCCTTATACAGGAGGAACACTTTTTGAAATAGCTTATATAAACAATAAAGTTCCTGAATTTTTTAAAGAATCAAAAGAAATAGGTTTTGAAGCTATCGAAATATCTGATGGATCAACTGATATGACAAAAAATGAAAAGCTTAATTTCATATCAGAAGCCAAAGAAAAAGGTTTTTATGTTTTATCTGAAGTAGGTAAAAAAGATCCTGAAGCAGATGCATCAATTACTATGGAAAAAAGAATAGAATTAGTAAATGCAGAATTGAAAGCAGGATCAGATATGGTAATCATAGAAGCACGAGAAGGTGGAAAAAACATTGGAATCTATGATGAAAAAGGAAATGCAAAAGAAGAAGAAGTTGACTATCTTCTAAGACATGTTCCTAAAGAAAAAATTATATGGGAAGCTCCAAATAAAGATCAGCAAGTTTACTTTATACTTAAACTTGGCAAAGAAACGAATCTTGGAAATATCTCAACAGATGACATAACTTCTCTTGAAACTATTAGAAGAGGGCTCAGGGGAGATACAATAAATAAAATAAAGTAA
- a CDS encoding coenzyme F420-0:L-glutamate ligase, producing MKKKTIKPNYIQGKTKKGINYKYVESGDFIIIPIETSYINANENLNKIIDPVLKLIENDDYLIIAETPVAISQGRLVDEMEYEPGISAKFLAIIWSKYIWGYLLGPLFGIKDRTIKNLRRLPPESKRHKEVVLQLYGWKHALKPASEAGIDLSNAPGTFVSLLPENPEKVAKDIAKKIEGKTAKSVNVLIIDTDATYKRGEKYFTGLPIAIDGIDSNKGVFGYVLGQLSENVGSTPLGSSKNITVKKGIKMANIAESYQKTLSTNMETIHSVKNILSSDIDSTTVESLDSIVHTPAVIVREKNKYNL from the coding sequence ATGAAAAAAAAGACTATAAAACCAAATTATATTCAAGGAAAAACAAAAAAAGGAATAAACTATAAATATGTCGAAAGTGGCGACTTTATTATTATCCCCATTGAAACAAGTTACATAAATGCTAATGAAAACTTAAATAAGATCATTGATCCTGTACTTAAACTAATAGAGAATGATGATTATTTAATAATAGCTGAAACTCCTGTTGCTATATCACAAGGAAGGTTAGTTGATGAAATGGAATATGAACCAGGAATATCAGCTAAATTCTTAGCTATCATTTGGAGCAAATATATTTGGGGATATTTACTTGGGCCTCTTTTTGGAATAAAAGATAGAACAATTAAAAACTTGAGAAGATTACCACCAGAATCAAAAAGACATAAAGAAGTGGTTTTACAATTATATGGATGGAAACATGCCTTAAAACCTGCATCAGAAGCAGGGATAGATTTAAGTAATGCTCCTGGAACTTTTGTATCATTGCTGCCTGAAAATCCTGAAAAGGTAGCTAAAGACATAGCAAAAAAAATAGAAGGAAAAACAGCGAAATCAGTGAATGTCTTAATAATAGATACTGATGCTACCTATAAAAGGGGTGAAAAATATTTTACAGGGCTTCCAATAGCTATAGATGGAATTGATTCTAATAAAGGTGTTTTTGGATATGTTTTAGGACAATTATCTGAAAATGTTGGCTCTACTCCACTTGGAAGTTCAAAAAATATCACTGTCAAAAAAGGAATAAAAATGGCTAATATAGCTGAAAGCTACCAAAAAACTCTTTCAACAAATATGGAAACTATACATAGTGTTAAAAATATTTTAAGTAGTGATATAGACAGTACTACTGTTGAATCTCTTGATTCTATTGTTCATACCCCAGCAGTTATAGTAAGAGAAAAGAATAAATATAACTTATAA
- the tfe gene encoding transcription factor E, with amino-acid sequence MLNDPLVQELLNEVVQDEENISIVECLIDGTNTDEEIAEKTEIKLNIVRKVLYKLYDSGLASYKRSKDPETQWYTYSWKFDSNGVNTQIQEKSADEINNLREILEIEENNMFFVCPEGHSRFAFDQASEMGFICPECGNDISFQENDGIISRIKEEIASYEKAYSIGRTENAK; translated from the coding sequence ATGTTAAATGATCCATTGGTCCAAGAATTATTAAATGAAGTTGTACAGGATGAAGAAAATATATCCATTGTTGAATGTTTAATAGATGGAACTAATACTGATGAAGAAATAGCTGAAAAAACTGAAATTAAATTAAATATCGTGCGAAAAGTGTTATATAAGCTATATGATTCAGGATTAGCTAGTTACAAAAGAAGTAAAGATCCTGAAACACAATGGTATACATATTCATGGAAATTTGATTCCAATGGAGTAAATACGCAAATTCAAGAAAAATCAGCTGATGAAATAAATAATCTAAGAGAAATCCTAGAGATTGAAGAGAACAATATGTTTTTTGTCTGTCCAGAAGGGCATTCAAGGTTTGCATTTGATCAAGCTTCAGAAATGGGATTCATATGCCCAGAATGTGGAAATGATATCAGTTTCCAAGAAAATGATGGGATAATTAGTAGAATAAAAGAAGAAATTGCAAGCTATGAAAAAGCATACTCTATTGGTAGAACAGAAAATGCAAAATAA
- a CDS encoding TIGR00295 family protein, with amino-acid sequence MVIKLLKEEGCPDWVIEHSLAVWNKAKEISKNFDVSQELIEEAALLHDIGRSKTNEINHAIIGANLAIENGFSNEVASIIEKHVGSGISKKEAVELGLPEKDYIPSTIEEKIISHADNLIHGIEEVDIEFIINKWKNYQINNLEESVDRLKKVHDELITRFEK; translated from the coding sequence ATGGTAATAAAACTTTTAAAAGAAGAAGGATGTCCAGACTGGGTTATTGAACATTCTTTAGCAGTCTGGAATAAAGCTAAAGAGATATCAAAAAATTTTGATGTTAGTCAAGAGTTAATAGAAGAGGCAGCTTTACTTCATGATATTGGTAGATCTAAAACAAATGAGATTAATCATGCAATCATTGGAGCCAACTTAGCTATTGAAAATGGGTTTTCTAATGAAGTAGCTTCTATAATTGAAAAACATGTTGGTTCAGGAATATCAAAAAAAGAAGCTGTTGAATTGGGGCTTCCAGAAAAAGATTATATCCCTAGTACTATTGAAGAAAAGATAATTTCACATGCCGATAATCTTATACATGGTATTGAAGAAGTAGATATTGAGTTTATAATTAATAAATGGAAAAATTATCAAATAAATAATTTAGAAGAATCAGTTGATAGATTAAAAAAAGTTCATGATGAACTAATAACTCGTTTTGAAAAATAA
- a CDS encoding amino acid-binding protein, which yields MVYKMWESLKYKFEKYPARMNVASKMIELGLRVGKDHKIYCGDLKISDVALAKAANVDRKAIKLTVDFILNDEKLSNIFENIFPAGTLLKNIAKNLGLGVIEIEVGEENTGILANATKIISEEGISIRQAYASDTQLEEIPRLTIITEENVSGEIIKKFLKINGVIRVSVY from the coding sequence GTGGTTTATAAAATGTGGGAATCATTGAAGTATAAATTTGAGAAGTATCCTGCACGTATGAATGTTGCAAGTAAGATGATAGAATTAGGTCTTAGAGTAGGTAAAGATCATAAGATTTATTGTGGAGATCTTAAAATAAGTGATGTAGCTTTAGCTAAGGCTGCAAATGTAGATAGAAAAGCTATAAAATTAACTGTTGATTTTATTTTAAATGACGAAAAACTTTCAAATATTTTTGAAAATATTTTTCCTGCTGGAACACTACTTAAGAACATAGCTAAAAATCTTGGACTAGGGGTCATAGAAATAGAAGTTGGTGAGGAAAATACAGGAATACTTGCTAATGCTACCAAGATAATATCAGAAGAAGGCATAAGTATAAGACAAGCTTATGCTTCGGATACCCAACTAGAAGAAATTCCAAGATTAACAATTATTACTGAAGAAAATGTATCTGGAGAAATTATAAAAAAATTTTTAAAAATTAATGGTGTAATAAGAGTTTCAGTTTATTAA